A region of Anolis sagrei isolate rAnoSag1 chromosome 2, rAnoSag1.mat, whole genome shotgun sequence DNA encodes the following proteins:
- the CDC23 gene encoding cell division cycle protein 23 homolog has product MAAASVSVAATAVVGAGLASADFSDLRTIKKQLLDVAERSRERGLQHSGKWASELAFALDPLPLNELPPAPALTEEDARDLDAYTLAKSYFDLKEYDRAAYFLRGCKSQKAYFLYMYSRYLSGEKKKDDETVDSLGPLEKGQVKNEVLRELRVELSKKHKARELDGFGLYLYGVVLRKLDLVKEAIDVFVEATHVLPLHWGAWLELCNLITDKEMLKFLSLPDTWMKEFFLAHIYTELQLIEEALQKYQSLIDAGFSKSTYIISQIAVAYHNIRDIDKALSIFNELRKQDPYRIENMDTFSNLLYVRGMKPELSYLAHNLCEIDKYRVETCCVIGNYYSLRSQHEKAALYFQRALKLNPRYLGAWTLMGHEYMEMKNTSAAIQAYRHAIEVNKRDYRAWYGLGQTYEILKMPFYCLYYYRRAHQLRPNDSRMLVALGECYEKLNQLVEAKKCYWRAYAVGDVEKMALVKLAKLHEQLNESEQAAQCYIKYIQDIHSCGEIVEHLEVSTAFRYLAQYYFKCKLWDEASACAQKCCAFNDTREEGKALLRQILQLRNQGETSSTEIATPFLLPSSLSANNTPTRRVSPLNLSNITP; this is encoded by the exons ATGGCGGCGGCGAGCGTGTCAGTGGCGGCAACGGCGGTGGTTGGGGCCGGCTTGGCGAGTGCGGACTTCTCCGACCTGCGGACGATCAAAAAGCAGCTGCTGGACGTGGCGGAGCGGAGCCGGGAGCGCGGCCTGCAGCACAGCGGGAAATG GGCCTCGGAGCTGGCTTTTGCCCTGGACCCTCTGCCCTTGAATGAGTTGCCACCTGCTCCTGCGCTCACAGAG GAAGATGCTCGTGACTTAGACGCTTACACACTTGCCAAATCTTACTTTGATCTCAAAGAATATGACAGGGCTGCTTACTTTCTCCGGGGCTGCAAGAGCCAGAAGGCCTACTTCTTATATATGTATTCTAGATACCTG TCGGGTGAAAAGAAGAAGGATGATGAGACAGTGGATAGTCTGG GTCCCTTAGAGAAGGGACAGGTGAAAAATGAAGTTTTGAGGGAGTTACGGGTAGAGCTTAGCAAGAAGCATAAAGCCCGAGAGCTGGATGGATTCGGCCTTTATCT GTACGGGGTTGTATTACGAAAGCTAGACCTAGTGAAGGAGGCCATTGATGTCTTTGTGGAAGCTACTCATGTTTTGCCCTTGCATTGGGGGGCCTGGCTGGAGCTTTGCAACTTGATTACAGACAAAGAAATG CTGAAGTTCCTGTCCTTGCCAGATACCTGGATGAAGGAGTTCTTCTTGGCACACATCTACACAGAACtgcagctgatagaggaagcCTTGCAGAAGTATCAGAGTCTTATTGATGCAGGATTCTCCAAAAGCACCTACATTATCTCCCAGATTGCAGTGGCCTATCACAATATCCGAG ATATTGATAAAGCATTGTCCATCTTCAATGAACTACGAAAGCAAGATCCTTATAGGATAGAAAATATGGACACCTTTTCTAATCTGCTATATGTTAGG GGAATGAAGCCTGAGTTGAGCTATTTGGCCCACAACCTGTGTGAGATTGACAAGTACCGTGTTGAGACCTGCTGTGTGATTG GAAATTACTATAGTTTACGTTCCCAACATGAGAAGGCAGCACTTTATTTCCAGAGGGCATTAAAACTGAATCCCCGGTATTTGGGAGCATGGACTCTCATGGGGCACGAATACATGGAGATGAAAAACACATCAGCAGCTATTCAGGCCTACAG GCATGCCATAGAAGTTAATAAAAGAGACTACAGAGCATGGTATGGACTGGGGCAAACATATGAAATACTTAAGATGCCTTTTTATTGCCTCTATTACTATCGACGAGCCCATCAACTCAG ACCCAATGATTCACGAATGCTGGTTGCTCTTGGAGAATGTTATGAGAAATTAAATCAGCTAGTAGAAGCTAAAAAG TGTTACTGGAGAGCATATGCTGTTGGAGATGTGGAAAAAATGGCACTGGTGAAACTAGCGAA GCTTCATGAACAGTTGAATGAGTCAGAGCAAGCTGCGCAGTGCTATATCAAATACATCCAAGATATACATTCCTGTGGG GAGATTGTGGAGCATCTGGAAGTGAGCACTGCCTTCCGCTACCTGGCTCAGTATTATTTCAAGTGCAAACTCTGGGATGAAGCCTCAGCGTGTGCCCAGAAATGCTGCGCATTTAATGAT accagagaagaagggaaggcccTCCTGCGACAAATCCTACAGCTAAGAAATCAAGGGGAGACATCCTCTACAGAAATTGCCACGCCCTTCTTACTTCCTTCCTCATTGTCTGCCAATAACACTCCAACACGCCGTGTGTCACCACTGAACCTGTCAAATATTACACCTTAG
- the KIF20A gene encoding kinesin-like protein KIF20A, which translates to MTHRLESPASVFSDEEGVASPVLESTVADCGPGLCRSLLPDLSAISTSHEQAASDASGKVKVYARVRPLKPSEVEKQEDQGCVCIENPETLLLKAPKDSFTNKNSERGIGHAIHKCTFTQIFGPEVSQKSFFDAAMKDVVKDVLNGKNWLVYTYGVTNSGKTYTIQGNGADGGILPRSLAVIFNSIGTQLYQATDLKPILSSEVIWLDSKQVRQEEMKKQALMCGRMKEEELFYTSLNKCQASQEATTSVDSGFGGLSSASQSASQTSASQLEETHLPCYDSDQVSLLDQEDVQFSIWISFFEIYNELIYDLLEMSPHGPNPKRPTLRLCEDQTGNPYVKDLNWINIKDANEAWRLLKLGRRNQSFASTHMNQNSSRSHSIFSIRILHLQGSNNEMVPTISELSLCDLAGSERCKEQRTGDRMKEANNINTSLHTLGRCLRTLRQNQQSKLKQNVVPFRDSKLTRVFQGFFTGRGQSCMIVNINPCASSYDETLHVTKFSAIASQLIQAPSKVGLLTIQSLVKEHGIRSPKVSMDVLDEETASDEGSEDEVDVTVFGKEALEAVQELILKERREKFQMEMQVREEICNVMMEKLQEKERWWSDYLEAEKEALEKLHESNLNNQKELLTDYYLEEIEERDEKIKDLEVALQEAKQQQQSQDLKSQEMEESFRRSKRVACNQQQNLQQQMQAKLEQCQAELSTANEELRKYRRMMEPPPSAKPITADVDRKLEEGQKNVRLLRSELLKLEESLQSAERACCHSTGAGKLRETLANCDRILIKQDQTLAELHNNMMLVKIDLRKKATCIAEQYQTVQKLQAAVAAPAPLPPSAKKRFCANSENMQPRSQTPAKKPFLRSFLTRSVACPSVTSESPYNRILRARKSPPFKTMAFGKKY; encoded by the exons ATGACACATAGACTTGAGTCTCCAGCGAGCGTATTTTCAGATGAAGAAGGAGTTGCCTCCCCTGTACTGGAATCCACGGTGGCAGACTGTGGGCCTGGCTTGTGCAGAAGTCTCTTGCCAGATCTTTCTGCCATCTCTACATCCCATGAGCAG GCTGCTTCTGATGCCAGTGGGAAAGTGAAGGTGTATGCAAGGGTGCGGCCTTTGAAGCCATCTGAAGTGGAGAAGCAAGAAGATCAA GGCTGCGTTTGTATCGAGAATCCCGAAACTCTTCTTCTCAAAGCTCCCAAAGATTCTTTCACAAATAAAAACTCAGAACGAGGCATCGGTCATGCCATACATAAATGCACCTTCACTCAG ATCTTTGGACCGGAGGTGAGCCAGAAGTCTTTCTTTGATGCAGCAATGAAGGATGTGGTAAAGGATGTGCTCAATGGAAAGAACTGGCTTGTTTATACCTATGGCGTCACTAATTCAGGGAAAACCTATACTATCCAAG GAAATGGGGCTGATGGGGGAATCCTGCCCCGTTCCTTGGCTGTTATATTCAACAGTATTGGGACTCAGCTGTACCAAGCCACAGACCTGAAGCCCATCCTCTCGAGTGAGGTAATCTGGCTGGACAGCAAGCAGGTTCGACAGGAGGAAATGAAAAAACAGGCTTTGATGTGTGGCAGGATGAAAGAA GAGGAGCTCTTCTATACTTCTCTGAACAAATGTCAAGCATCCCAAGAAGCAACCACAAGCGTTGACAGCGGCTTTGGTGGCCTCTCTTCCGCTTCCCAGTCTGCCAGCCAGACCAGTGCCAGTCAGCTGGAAG AGACACATTTGCCCTGTTATGACTCGGATCAAGTATCATTACTGGATCAAGAGGATGTACAGTTTTCCATCTGGATTTCCTTCTTTGAGATCTACAATGAGCTGATTTATGACTTGCTGGAGATGAGTCCGCATGGCCCGAACCCCAAGAGGCCCACTCTGCGGCTGTGTGAGGACCAAACAGGCAATCCCTATGTCAAAG ATCTTAACTGGATCAACATTAAAGATGCTAACGAGGCCTGGAGACTCTTGAAACTTGGTCGGAGAAACCAAAGTTTTGCCAGCACTCACATGAACCAGAATTCTAGCCGCAG TCACAGCATCTTCTCTATTCGAATTCTACACCTTCAAGGAAGCAACAATGAAATGGTGCCCACGATCAGTGA GCTGTCCCTGTGTGACCTGGCTGGCTCAGAGCGCTGCAAAGAGCAGAGAACTGGGGACCGCATGAAAGAGGCAAATAACATCAACACGTCTTTGCATACTTTGGGGCGTTGCCTCAGGACTCTGCGACAGAACCAGCAGTCTAA gCTGAAGCAGAATGTTGTGCCCTTTCGCGACAGCAAGCTAACTCGTGTCTTCCAAGGCTTCTTCACCGGGCGTGGGCAGTCCTGTATGATTGTTAACATCAACCCATGTGCATCGTCGTATGATGAAACTCTCCATGTGACTAAATTCTCTGCCATTGCCAGCCAG CTCATCCAGGCTCCTTCAAAGGTGGGACTCTTGACCATCCAGTCTCTTGTCAAGGAGCATGGCATTCGAAGCCCCAAGGTCTCCATGGATGTTTTGGATGAAGAAACAGCATCCGATGAAGGAAGTGAGGATGAAGTAGATGTGACTGTATTTGGCAAAGAG GCTCTTGAGGCTGTACAAGAACTGATACTGAAGGAGCGCCGGGAGAAGTTTCAGATGGAAATGCAGGTCCGTGAGGAGATCTGCAACGTGATGATGGAGAAGCTCCAAGAGAAGGAACGGTGGTGGAG TGATTATTTGGAAGCCGAAAAGGAGGCACTTGAGAAGCTGCACGAGAGCAACCTGAACAATCAGAAGGAGTTGCTGACAGACTATTATCTAGAGGAAATTGAG GAAAGGGATGAAAAAATCAAAGATTTAGAAGTTGCTTTGCAagaagcaaaacaacagcaacaatcccaaGACCTAAAGTCTCAAGAAATGGAGGAATCATTCCGCAGGTCCAAGCGAGTGGCATGTAACCAGCAGCAGAATTTGCAGCAGCAGATGCAGGCCAAGTTGGAGCAATGCCAggcagagttgagcacagccaaTGAAG AGTTACGTAAATACCGGAGGATGATGGAACCTCCACCTTCTGCAAAGCCGATAACTGCCGATGTGGATCGGAAACTAGAAGAAGGTCAAAAG aATGTGAGGCTGCTGCGTTCTGAGTTGTTGAAGCTGGAAGAGTCGCTCCAGTCAGCTGAAAGAGCCTGTTGTCACAGCACAGGGGCTGGGAAGCTCCGCGAGACTCTCGCTAATTGTGACAGGATCTTGATCAAGCAG GACCAGACTCTGGCTGAACTTCATAACAACATGATGCTGGTGAAGATAGATTTGAGGAAGAAAGCAACCTGTATTGCAGAGCAGTACCAAACTGTACAGAAACTCCAAGCAGCAGTGGCAGCACCTGCACCCCTGCCCCCCTCGGCCAAAAAACGCTTCTGTGCGAACAGTGAAAATATGCAACCTAGAAGCcaaactcctgccaagaagcCTTTCTTGCGCAGCTTCTTGACTCGCTCAGTCGCCTGCCCTTCAGTAACATCAGAGAGCCCCTACAATCGCATATTACGTGCCCGAAAGTCTCCGCCATTCAAAACCATGGCTTTTGGGAAAAAGTACTGA